From a region of the Vidua macroura isolate BioBank_ID:100142 chromosome 3, ASM2450914v1, whole genome shotgun sequence genome:
- the CCDC85A gene encoding coiled-coil domain-containing protein 85A isoform X5, with the protein MSREGIWLRKEPPGQAAGSAAWGRKRSPPLPPAQHWSWGHPAGCGLALSPGGGRGAAPGVRGGSASAPGCRAATMSKVAAESCGAAPAEDLSKVSDEELLKWSKEELIRSLRRAEAEKMSAMLDHSNLIREVNRRLQLHLGEIRGLKDINQKLQEDNQELRDLCCFLDDDRQKGKRVSREWQRLGRYSASVMHKEVALYLQKLKELEVRQEEVVKENLELKELCVLLDEEKSGGAGSRSSIDSQISLCQLTATSAYIRDVGDGSSTSSTGSTDSPDHHKHHPNTSPEHLQKPRGEGSPEHQKHRSISPEHLQKPRSSGSPDHHLKGPSPEHHKTIVKVPEQQKHSSSSPETIPKHVLSSSPEHFQKQRPGGSPEHQKHSGGSPDHLQKHTPSGSTEHLHKVRGTSPEHLKQHYGGSPEHLKHLSGGSREGTLRRQVTDELSPHHRSLYNGMNGFCSVTKSKKKA; encoded by the exons atgaGTCGTGAGGGGATTTGGTTGAGGAAGGAACCGCCCGGGCAGGCTGCAG gatCCGCTGCTTGGGGCCGGAAGAGGTCTCCCCCGTTACCCCCGGCCCAGCACTGGAGCTGGGGGCACCCCGCGGGCTGCGGGCTCGCCCTTTCCCCCGGAGGCGGCCGTGGGGCCGCCCCGGGAGTGCGGGGAGGCTCCGCGAGTGCCCCGGGCTGCCGGGCCGCCACCATGTCCAAAGTGGCGGCGGAAAGTTGCGGAGCAGCGCCGGCCGAAGACTTGTCCAAGGTGTCGGACGAGGAGCTGCTTAAGTGGAGCAAGGAGGAGCTGATCCGCAGCCTCCGCCGCGCCGAGGCCGAGAAGATGAGCGCGATGCTGGACCACAGCAACCTCATCCGCGAGGTGAACCGCCGCCTCCAGCTCCACCTCGGCGAGATCCGCGGCTTGAAG GACATCAACCAGAAGCTGCAGGAAGATAACCAGGAGCTGAGGGACCTTTGCTGCTTCCTGGATGATGACCGGCAGAAGGGCAAGAGGGTGTCCCGTGAgtggcagaggctgggcaggtACAGTGCCAGTGTCATGCACAAGGAGGTGGCCTTATACCTGCAGAAGCTGAAAGAGCTGGAAGTGAGGCAAGAAGAAGTGGTTAAGGAGAACCTGGAGCTGAAGGAATTGTGTGTGTTGCTGGATGAGGAGAAGAGTGGAGGAGCAGGCAGCCGGAGCTCTATCGACAGCCAGATAAGCCTGTGCCAGCTGACTGCCACCAGTGCATACATCAGAGATGTTGGGgatggcagcagcacctccagcacgGGCAGCACAGACAGCCCAGACCATCACAAACACCACCCAAACACCAGTCCAGAACACCTGCAAAAACCTCGGGGGGAAGGAAGCCCTGAGCATCAGAAACACAGGAGTATCAGCCCAGAGCACCTGCAGAAGCCCAGGAGTTCTGGCAGTCCTGATCATCACCTGAAAGGGCCGAGCCCTGAGCATCACAAAACCATTGTCAAAGTACCTGAACAacaaaagcacagcagcagcagtccagAAACTATCCCAAAGCATGTTTTGAGTAGTAGTCCTGAACACTTTCAAAAGCAGAGGCCTGGTGGTAGCCCTGAGCATCAAAAGCACAGTGGTGGCAGCCCAGATCACCTTCAAAAGCACACACCCAGTGGAAGTACAGAGCACCTGCACAAGGTGAGGGGTACGAGTCCGGAGCATCTCAAACAACACTATGGAGGGAGCCCAGAGCACCTCAAACACCTCAGTGGAGGCAGCAGAGAAGGTACCCTCAGGAGACAAGTGACAGATGAGCTGTCCCCTCACCACAGGAGTTTGTACAACGGAATGAATG gTTTTTGCAGTGTCACTAAGTCCAAAAAGAAAGCATGA
- the CCDC85A gene encoding coiled-coil domain-containing protein 85A isoform X4, whose amino-acid sequence MSREGIWLRKEPPGQAAGSAAWGRKRSPPLPPAQHWSWGHPAGCGLALSPGGGRGAAPGVRGGSASAPGCRAATMSKVAAESCGAAPAEDLSKVSDEELLKWSKEELIRSLRRAEAEKMSAMLDHSNLIREVNRRLQLHLGEIRGLKDINQKLQEDNQELRDLCCFLDDDRQKGKRVSREWQRLGRYSASVMHKEVALYLQKLKELEVRQEEVVKENLELKELCVLLDEEKSGGAGSRSSIDSQISLCQLTATSAYIRDVGDGSSTSSTGSTDSPDHHKHHPNTSPEHLQKPRGEGSPEHQKHRSISPEHLQKPRSSGSPDHHLKGPSPEHHKTIVKVPEQQKHSSSSPETIPKHVLSSSPEHFQKQRPGGSPEHQKHSGGSPDHLQKHTPSGSTEHLHKVRGTSPEHLKQHYGGSPEHLKHLSGGSREGTLRRQVTDELSPHHRSLYNGMNGCVEETWRCCRVVPWN is encoded by the exons atgaGTCGTGAGGGGATTTGGTTGAGGAAGGAACCGCCCGGGCAGGCTGCAG gatCCGCTGCTTGGGGCCGGAAGAGGTCTCCCCCGTTACCCCCGGCCCAGCACTGGAGCTGGGGGCACCCCGCGGGCTGCGGGCTCGCCCTTTCCCCCGGAGGCGGCCGTGGGGCCGCCCCGGGAGTGCGGGGAGGCTCCGCGAGTGCCCCGGGCTGCCGGGCCGCCACCATGTCCAAAGTGGCGGCGGAAAGTTGCGGAGCAGCGCCGGCCGAAGACTTGTCCAAGGTGTCGGACGAGGAGCTGCTTAAGTGGAGCAAGGAGGAGCTGATCCGCAGCCTCCGCCGCGCCGAGGCCGAGAAGATGAGCGCGATGCTGGACCACAGCAACCTCATCCGCGAGGTGAACCGCCGCCTCCAGCTCCACCTCGGCGAGATCCGCGGCTTGAAG GACATCAACCAGAAGCTGCAGGAAGATAACCAGGAGCTGAGGGACCTTTGCTGCTTCCTGGATGATGACCGGCAGAAGGGCAAGAGGGTGTCCCGTGAgtggcagaggctgggcaggtACAGTGCCAGTGTCATGCACAAGGAGGTGGCCTTATACCTGCAGAAGCTGAAAGAGCTGGAAGTGAGGCAAGAAGAAGTGGTTAAGGAGAACCTGGAGCTGAAGGAATTGTGTGTGTTGCTGGATGAGGAGAAGAGTGGAGGAGCAGGCAGCCGGAGCTCTATCGACAGCCAGATAAGCCTGTGCCAGCTGACTGCCACCAGTGCATACATCAGAGATGTTGGGgatggcagcagcacctccagcacgGGCAGCACAGACAGCCCAGACCATCACAAACACCACCCAAACACCAGTCCAGAACACCTGCAAAAACCTCGGGGGGAAGGAAGCCCTGAGCATCAGAAACACAGGAGTATCAGCCCAGAGCACCTGCAGAAGCCCAGGAGTTCTGGCAGTCCTGATCATCACCTGAAAGGGCCGAGCCCTGAGCATCACAAAACCATTGTCAAAGTACCTGAACAacaaaagcacagcagcagcagtccagAAACTATCCCAAAGCATGTTTTGAGTAGTAGTCCTGAACACTTTCAAAAGCAGAGGCCTGGTGGTAGCCCTGAGCATCAAAAGCACAGTGGTGGCAGCCCAGATCACCTTCAAAAGCACACACCCAGTGGAAGTACAGAGCACCTGCACAAGGTGAGGGGTACGAGTCCGGAGCATCTCAAACAACACTATGGAGGGAGCCCAGAGCACCTCAAACACCTCAGTGGAGGCAGCAGAGAAGGTACCCTCAGGAGACAAGTGACAGATGAGCTGTCCCCTCACCACAGGAGTTTGTACAACGGAATGAATG
- the CCDC85A gene encoding coiled-coil domain-containing protein 85A isoform X3, which produces MSREGIWLRKEPPGQAAGSAAWGRKRSPPLPPAQHWSWGHPAGCGLALSPGGGRGAAPGVRGGSASAPGCRAATMSKVAAESCGAAPAEDLSKVSDEELLKWSKEELIRSLRRAEAEKMSAMLDHSNLIREVNRRLQLHLGEIRGLKDINQKLQEDNQELRDLCCFLDDDRQKGKRVSREWQRLGRYSASVMHKEVALYLQKLKELEVRQEEVVKENLELKELCVLLDEEKSGGAGSRSSIDSQISLCQLTATSAYIRDVGDGSSTSSTGSTDSPDHHKHHPNTSPEHLQKPRGEGSPEHQKHRSISPEHLQKPRSSGSPDHHLKGPSPEHHKTIVKVPEQQKHSSSSPETIPKHVLSSSPEHFQKQRPGGSPEHQKHSGGSPDHLQKHTPSGSTEHLHKVRGTSPEHLKQHYGGSPEHLKHLSGGSREGTLRRQVTDELSPHHRSLYNGMNESTLSYVRQLEARVRQLEEENRMLPQAVIPC; this is translated from the exons atgaGTCGTGAGGGGATTTGGTTGAGGAAGGAACCGCCCGGGCAGGCTGCAG gatCCGCTGCTTGGGGCCGGAAGAGGTCTCCCCCGTTACCCCCGGCCCAGCACTGGAGCTGGGGGCACCCCGCGGGCTGCGGGCTCGCCCTTTCCCCCGGAGGCGGCCGTGGGGCCGCCCCGGGAGTGCGGGGAGGCTCCGCGAGTGCCCCGGGCTGCCGGGCCGCCACCATGTCCAAAGTGGCGGCGGAAAGTTGCGGAGCAGCGCCGGCCGAAGACTTGTCCAAGGTGTCGGACGAGGAGCTGCTTAAGTGGAGCAAGGAGGAGCTGATCCGCAGCCTCCGCCGCGCCGAGGCCGAGAAGATGAGCGCGATGCTGGACCACAGCAACCTCATCCGCGAGGTGAACCGCCGCCTCCAGCTCCACCTCGGCGAGATCCGCGGCTTGAAG GACATCAACCAGAAGCTGCAGGAAGATAACCAGGAGCTGAGGGACCTTTGCTGCTTCCTGGATGATGACCGGCAGAAGGGCAAGAGGGTGTCCCGTGAgtggcagaggctgggcaggtACAGTGCCAGTGTCATGCACAAGGAGGTGGCCTTATACCTGCAGAAGCTGAAAGAGCTGGAAGTGAGGCAAGAAGAAGTGGTTAAGGAGAACCTGGAGCTGAAGGAATTGTGTGTGTTGCTGGATGAGGAGAAGAGTGGAGGAGCAGGCAGCCGGAGCTCTATCGACAGCCAGATAAGCCTGTGCCAGCTGACTGCCACCAGTGCATACATCAGAGATGTTGGGgatggcagcagcacctccagcacgGGCAGCACAGACAGCCCAGACCATCACAAACACCACCCAAACACCAGTCCAGAACACCTGCAAAAACCTCGGGGGGAAGGAAGCCCTGAGCATCAGAAACACAGGAGTATCAGCCCAGAGCACCTGCAGAAGCCCAGGAGTTCTGGCAGTCCTGATCATCACCTGAAAGGGCCGAGCCCTGAGCATCACAAAACCATTGTCAAAGTACCTGAACAacaaaagcacagcagcagcagtccagAAACTATCCCAAAGCATGTTTTGAGTAGTAGTCCTGAACACTTTCAAAAGCAGAGGCCTGGTGGTAGCCCTGAGCATCAAAAGCACAGTGGTGGCAGCCCAGATCACCTTCAAAAGCACACACCCAGTGGAAGTACAGAGCACCTGCACAAGGTGAGGGGTACGAGTCCGGAGCATCTCAAACAACACTATGGAGGGAGCCCAGAGCACCTCAAACACCTCAGTGGAGGCAGCAGAGAAGGTACCCTCAGGAGACAAGTGACAGATGAGCTGTCCCCTCACCACAGGAGTTTGTACAACGGAATGAATG